One genomic window of Arachis stenosperma cultivar V10309 chromosome 10, arast.V10309.gnm1.PFL2, whole genome shotgun sequence includes the following:
- the LOC130956825 gene encoding cell wall / vacuolar inhibitor of fructosidase 2-like translates to MASKMLLLFLFFVAQEQYKLVKGDTSLIKRTCKNTKYYNLCFSSLKSDPSSPTADSKGLAVIMVGIAMTNATSTSSYLSSKLLSPKTNSTTLKMVLKECADKYSYAGDALQDSVQELSDENYDYAYMHISAAKDYPNACHNAFRRYPDLVYPPDLARREEGLKHICDVAMAIIDNLDW, encoded by the coding sequence ATGGCTTCTAAGATGCTCTTGTTGTTTCTCTTTTTTGTAGCACAAGAGCAATATAAGTTAGTGAAAGGAGATACAAGTTTGATAAAGAGAACTTGCAAGAACACAAAGTACTATAACCTATGCTTCTCTTCCCTAAAATCTGATCCTAGCAGCCCAACCGCAGATTCAAAGGGCTTAGCAGTGATCATGGTTGGAATTGCAATGACCAATGCAACCTCAACTTCTTCCTATTTGTCCTCTAAGCTTCTTAGTCCAAAAACCAACAGCACAACCTTAAAAATGGTCCTCAAAGAATGTGCAGACAAATACTCTTATGCTGGTGATGCACTCCAAGATTCGGTTCAGGAACTTTCTGATGAGAACTATGACTATGCTTACATGCACATCTCTGCTGCAAAAGATTACCCAAATGCATGTCACAACGCTTTCAGACGCTACCCTGATTTGGTTTATCCTCCTGATCTTGCTCGTAGAGAAGAAGGTTTGAAGCATATATGTGATGTGGCTATGGCTATTATTGATAACCTTGATTGGTAG
- the LOC130956047 gene encoding alcohol dehydrogenase, translated as MVSNTAGKVIRCKAAVAWEAGKPLVIEEVEVAPPQADEVRIKILFTSLCHTDVYFWEAKGQTPVFPRILGHEAGGIVESVGEGVTDLKPGDHVLPVFTGECKECQHCKSEESNMCDLLRINTDRGVMISDSKSRFSINGKPIYHFVGTSTFSEYTVVHVGCVAKINPAAPLDKVCVLSCGISTGLGATLNVAKPTKGSSVAIFGLGAVGLAAAEGARLAGASRIIGVDLNSKRFTEAKKFGVTEFVNPKDYDKPVQEVIAEMTNGGVDRSVECTGSLSAMISAFECVHDGWGVAVLVGVPNKDDAFKTHPINLLNERTLKGTFFGNYKPRSDLPSVVEMYMNKELELEKFITHEVPFSEINKAFEYMLKGESLRCIIRMPA; from the exons ATGGTGTCGAACACTGCTGGAAAGGTCATACGCTGCAAAG CTGCGGTGGCTTGGGAAGCTGGAAAGCCACTGGTGATAGAGGAAGTGGAGGTAGCTCCGCCACAGGCAGATGAGGTCCGTATCAAGATATTGTTCACCTCACTCTGCCACACTGATGTCTACTTCTGGGAAGCTAAG GGACAGACACCGGTGTTTCCTCGTATTCTTGGTCATGAAGCCGGCGG CATTGTTGAGAGTGTTGGTGAGGGCGTGACCGATCTCAAGCCGGGAGATCATGTTCTTCCGGTGTTCACAGGGGAGTGCAAGGAGTGTCAACATTGCAAATCAGAGGAAAGTAACATGTGTGATCTCTTAAGGATCAACACGGACCGTGGAGTGATGATCAGTGATAGCAAGTCAAGATTCTCAATCAACGGAAAGCCAATTTACCATTTTGTTGGAACCTCTACATTCAGTGAATACACTGTTGTTCATGTTGGCTGTGTTGCCAAGATTAACCCTGCTGCACCACTTGACAAAGTTTGTGTCCTCAGTTGTGGAATCTCAACAG GTCTTGGTGCTACTTTGAATGTTGCAAAACCAACCAAAGGTTCATCAGTGGCTATATTTGGATTGGGAGCTGTGGGGCTAGCT GCGGCCGAGGGTGCAAGACTAGCCGGTGCATCCAGGATCATTGGGGTTGACTTGAATTCTAAGAGATTTACTGAAG CTAAGAAGTTCGGAGTTACTGAGTTTGTGAATCCAAAAGATTATGACAAGCCTGTTCAAGAG GTGATTGCTGAAATGACTAATGGTGGAGTCGATCGGAGTGTTGAGTGTACCGGAAGTCTCAGTGCTATGATATCTGCATTCGAATGCGTCCATGAT GGATGGGGTGTTGCTGTGCTTGTTGGTGTGCCAAACAAAGATGATGCTTTCAAAACACATCCAATCAATCTCTTGAATGAGAGGACTCTAAAGGGTACTTTCTTTGGTAACTATAAGCCACGTTCTGATCTCCCATCAGTGGTGGAAATGTACATGAACAAG GAACTTGAACTGGAGAAGTTTATCACACATGAAGTGCCATTCTCAGAAATCAACAAGGCCTTTGAATACATGCTTAAGGGAGAGAGCCTCCGTTGTATTATCCGCATGCCTGCATAA